In Cicer arietinum cultivar CDC Frontier isolate Library 1 chromosome 7, Cicar.CDCFrontier_v2.0, whole genome shotgun sequence, a single window of DNA contains:
- the LOC101491293 gene encoding HMG1/2-like protein, whose amino-acid sequence MPKAKADSKPADNRLKRKGAGTGTKQSKKAAKDPNKPKRPPSAFFVFMSDFREQYKKDHPNNKSVAAVGKACGEEWKSLSDADKAPYVARALKKKAEYEKNVQAYNRKQAGIEEEDGSDKSKSEVHDEDEEEEDDDEDDDE is encoded by the exons ATGCCGAAGGCTAAAGCTGATTCCAAACCCGCTGATAACAG GTTAAAGCGCAAAGGCGCAGGAACCGGAACGAAGCAGTCGAAGAAAGCTGCTAAGGATCCTAACAAGCCAAAGAGGCCTCCGAGTGCTTTCTTCGTTTTCat gTCTGACTTCAGAGAACAATATAAGAAGGATCATCCTAATAACAAATCCGTCGCCGCT GTCGGTAAAGCTTGCGGAGAAGAATGGAAATCGTTGTCTGATGCT GATAAGGCTCCCTATGTTGCTAGGGCATTGAAGAAGAAAGCAGAGTATGAGAAAAATGTTCAGGCTTACAATAGGAAACAG GCGGGAATAGAGGAGGAAGATGGTTCTGACAAGTCGAAATCTGAAGTTCATGATGAGGATGAAGAGGAG GAGGacgatgatgaagatgatgatgagtGA
- the LOC101491617 gene encoding uncharacterized protein isoform X2, producing the protein MFVKKLVEKASIYNKPGGSSFDGLKASDVNPRVVFHQGIPSGGAKFAYDTIQKILALSTKDGRIKLYGKDNSQAMLESSEPLSSKFLQFIQNQGILLNVTSNNLVEVWDIEKKLLSDLYISKEEITSFAVIQHSLYVYIGHSNGNISVLKLDQNPWHMVQMKYTIPLSASYGNSEVSDDTTVMHILPQPAAESKRVLIIFRNGQIILWDIHESRTTFRTGGNMLQSSLHNETKKVTSACWTCPFGSKVAVGYNNGELFIWSIPSLNIGNGSASSDYNSQNTPLLKLNLGYKSEKISIGSIKWLYAGGKASRLYVMGASDYASSNLLQVVLLNEHTESRTIKLGLLLSECCVDMEIISTSTEQGKYKQDSFVLLGKSGHVYLYDDTLIERYLLQCQSKSTPSLPKNVIVKLPLTDSSITTAKFISNNPNVLYTEDEYYKQLVKNHPLFVPAETNQSSAKFSGFSKVQNLYITGHSNGAVNFWDASCPHFTPILQLKQQSENDFSLSGIPLTSLYFDINSPLLVSGDQSGMVRVFRFKLEPYVTNIFSGTKKGTDHIIQSVKTVKINGAIISVNIDHSSTRLAVGSDQGHVSVFNMDGLTLLYQKHIASEISSGVISLQFLTCSLHGFDKNILAVGTKDSSVLALDKETGNMLSTGTVHPKKPSKALFMQVFDGQGEQLTGSITKDGLFLSEGNHTENATTKQLYILLCSEKALYVYSLTHAIQGVKKVLHKKKFQSSSCCWASTFYGPFGVGLVLLFADGRVELRSLPELSMIVETTIRGFIYSPPKSKSYSDWQICCSSKGDLVLVNGNQEIFAVSLLVQRNIFRILDSVSCIYRKEMMLSQEELVPSQVIHKEKKKGIFSSVIKDFSGSKEKHVPPMETEDSRESIQELSVIFSNENFPCDVDNNDNLTIDEDEVELNIDDIDLDDHVEKRKDHGILGALNKKKLTGKFQALKGRLKEMKGNIQKTSVKEEQQEEQPGTVDQIKKRYGLSSSSNETSVAKLAESKLQENLKKLQGINLRTTEMQETAKSFSSLANQVLRTAEQQQDKRS; encoded by the exons ATGTTCGTGAAGAAGCTCGTTGAGAAAGCTTCCATATACAACAAG CCTGGTGGAAGTTCATTTGATGGATTAAAAGCTAGTGATGTAAATCCACGAGTTGTATTTCATCAAGGTATACCATCAGGTGGTGCCAAGTTTGCCTATGACACCATTCAGAAGATACTTGCTCTTTCTACAAA GGATGGCCGGATTAAACTATATGGAAAAGATAATTCCCAAGCCATGCTTGAATCTAGTGAGCCTCTTTCTAGCAAGTTCTTACAG TTCATCCAGAACCAAGGCATTCTTTTAAATGTCACTTCCAATAATCTTGTTGAG GTTTGGGACATAGAGAAGAAACTGTTGTCTGATTTATATATTTCTAAAGAAGAAATCACTAGTTTTGCAGTCATTCAACATAGCCTCTATGT GTATATTGGACATTCTAATGGTAATATATCAGTTTTGAAGCTTGACCAAAATCCATGGCATATGGTTCAGATGAAATACACCATACCTCTCTCTGCTTCCTACG GGAATTCTGAAGTGTCTGATGATACTACTGTGATGCATATACTGCCTCAACCAGCAGCTGAAAGTAAGAG GGTTCTCATAATCTTCCGAAATGGCCAAATAATATTATGGGATATTCATGAAAGCAGAACTACATTCAGAACTGGTGGAAATATGTTGCAATCATCATTACATAATGAAACAAAGAAAGTGACTTCTGCATGTTGGACATGTCCTTTTGGAAGCAAAGTAGCTGTTGGTTACAACAATGGAGAACTCTTCATTTGGAGCATCCCTTCTCTAAATATAGGAAATGGTTCTGCATCTTCTGATTATAATAGTCAAAACACTCCTTTGCTCAAACTTAACTTGGGATACAAGTCAGAAAAAATTTCCATAGGATCAATAAAATGGCTTTATGCTGGAGGAAAGGCGAGTCGACTGTATGTCATGGGAGCTTCTGACTATGCTAGTTCAAACTTGTTACAG GTAGTGTTGTTGAATGAGCATACCGAATCACGCACGATTAAGTTGGGACTTCTTTTGTCTGAATGTTGTGTTGACATGGAGATCATATCAACTTCAACTGAGCAAGGAAAATATAAACAAGATTCTTTCGTTTTGCTTGGAAAGTCAGGCCATGTTTATCTATATGATGATACTTTGATTGAAAGGTATCTTCTACAATGTCAATCTAAGTCCACACCTTCACTTCCAAAGAATGTGATTGTGAAGTTACCACTGACAGATTCAAGCATCACAACAGCAAAATTCATCTCCAACAATCCTAATGTACTTTATACTGAAGATGAG TACTACAAGCAGTTGGTGAAAAATCATCCACTTTTTGTTCCTGCTG AGACAAATCAAAGTTCTGCCAAATTTTCTGGATTTTCAAAAGTCCAAAACCTGTATATAACTGGACACAGCAATGGAGCTGTAAACTTTTGGGATGCTTCATGCCCTCATTTCACCCCAATTTTGCAACTAAAACAACAG AGTGAAAATGACTTTTCATTAAGTGGTATACCCTTGACATCACTGTACTTTGATATCAACTCTCCACTTCTTGTTTCCGGTGACCAGAGTGGAATG GTTCGCGTCTTTAGATTCAAACTTGAACCATATGTCACCAACATCTTTA GTGGTACAAAGAAAGGGACTGACCATATTATCCAAAGTGTGAAAACTGTAAAGATTAATGGGGCCATAATTTCTGTCAACATAGATCATAGCTCAACCCGTCTTGCTGTTGGTTCTGATCAAGGGCAT GTTTCAGTTTTTAACATGGATGGCCTAACTTTGTTAtatcagaaacatattgcaAGTGAAATTTCTTCTGGTGTCATCTCTCTGCAGTTCCTAACGTGCAGTTTGCATGGTTTTGATAAAAACATTTTAGCGGTTGGAACAAAAGATTCTTCTGTCCTGGCGCTTGATAAGGAAACTGGTAATATGCTGAGCACAGGAACTGTTCATCCTAAGAAGCCATCTAAAGCTCTATTTATGCAGGTGTTTG ATGGACAAGGTGAACAATTAACAGGATCAATTACAAAAGATGGATTATTCTTGAGTGAAGGGAATCATACTGAGAATGCAACAACAAAGCAATTGTACATTCTTCTTTGTTCTGAGAAAGCTTTATATGTCTATTCATTAACGCATGCTATTCAG ggtgtTAAAAAGGTGCTTCACAAGAAGAAGTTTCAATCCTCTTCCTGTTGTTGGGCATCGACATTTTACGGTCCCTTCGGTGTTGGCCTTGTACTCCTTTTTGCTGATGGAAGAGTAGAATTAAG GTCTTTGCCAGAGTTATCCATGATTGTGGAGACAACAATTAGAGGGTTCATTTATTCACCTCCAAAATCAAAGTCATATTCTGACTGGCAAATATGTTGTTCATCCAAAGGAGATCTTGTTTTG GTGAATGGAAACCAAGAAATTTTTGCTGTCTCATTGTTGGTCCAAAGGAATATTTTCAG GATTTTGGATTCTGTCAGCTGCATCTACAGGAAAGAAATGATGCTGTCACAAGAAGAGCTTGTCCCTAGCCAAGTTATTCataaggaaaagaaaaag GGTATATTCAGCTCTGTTATCAAAGACTTCTCTGGCAGTAAAGAAAAGCATGTGCCCCCCATGGAAACAGAAGATTCTAGAGAAAGTATCCAGGAACTCTCAGTGATCttttcaaatgaaaattttcCTTGTGATGTTGATAATAATGATAACCTGACAATTGATGAAGACGAGGTCGAATTAAACATAG ATGACATTGACTTAGATGATCATGTAGAAAAGCGCAAAGACCATGGTATATTGGGAGCTCTTAATAAGAAGAAATTGACTGGAAAATTTCAGGCTCTAAAAG GAAGATTAAAAGAGATGAAGGGAAACATCCAGAAAACATCAGTTAAAGAAGAGCAACAAGAAGAGCAACCTGGTACAGTCGATCAAATTAAGAAGAGATATGGGTTGTCTTCTTCCTCCAAT GAAACAAGCGTTGCAAAATTGGCAGAAAGTAAGCTGCAAGAGAACTTGAAAAAACTACAG GGTATCAACCTTCGAACCACAGAAATGCAAGAGACagcaaaatcattttcatcattgGCTAATCAAGTATTGCGAACTGCTGAACAGCAACAAGATAAACGAAGTTGA
- the LOC101491617 gene encoding uncharacterized protein isoform X1: protein MVQMKYTIPLSASYGNSEVSDDTTVMHILPQPAAESKRVLIIFRNGQIILWDIHESRTTFRTGGNMLQSSLHNETKKVTSACWTCPFGSKVAVGYNNGELFIWSIPSLNIGNGSASSDYNSQNTPLLKLNLGYKSEKISIGSIKWLYAGGKASRLYVMGASDYASSNLLQQVVLLNEHTESRTIKLGLLLSECCVDMEIISTSTEQGKYKQDSFVLLGKSGHVYLYDDTLIERYLLQCQSKSTPSLPKNVIVKLPLTDSSITTAKFISNNPNVLYTEDEYYKQLVKNHPLFVPAETNQSSAKFSGFSKVQNLYITGHSNGAVNFWDASCPHFTPILQLKQQSENDFSLSGIPLTSLYFDINSPLLVSGDQSGMVRVFRFKLEPYVTNIFSGTKKGTDHIIQSVKTVKINGAIISVNIDHSSTRLAVGSDQGHVSVFNMDGLTLLYQKHIASEISSGVISLQFLTCSLHGFDKNILAVGTKDSSVLALDKETGNMLSTGTVHPKKPSKALFMQVFDGQGEQLTGSITKDGLFLSEGNHTENATTKQLYILLCSEKALYVYSLTHAIQGVKKVLHKKKFQSSSCCWASTFYGPFGVGLVLLFADGRVELRSLPELSMIVETTIRGFIYSPPKSKSYSDWQICCSSKGDLVLVNGNQEIFAVSLLVQRNIFRILDSVSCIYRKEMMLSQEELVPSQVIHKEKKKGIFSSVIKDFSGSKEKHVPPMETEDSRESIQELSVIFSNENFPCDVDNNDNLTIDEDEVELNIDDIDLDDHVEKRKDHGILGALNKKKLTGKFQALKGRLKEMKGNIQKTSVKEEQQEEQPGTVDQIKKRYGLSSSSNETSVAKLAESKLQENLKKLQGINLRTTEMQETAKSFSSLANQVLRTAEQQQDKRS from the exons ATGGTTCAGATGAAATACACCATACCTCTCTCTGCTTCCTACG GGAATTCTGAAGTGTCTGATGATACTACTGTGATGCATATACTGCCTCAACCAGCAGCTGAAAGTAAGAG GGTTCTCATAATCTTCCGAAATGGCCAAATAATATTATGGGATATTCATGAAAGCAGAACTACATTCAGAACTGGTGGAAATATGTTGCAATCATCATTACATAATGAAACAAAGAAAGTGACTTCTGCATGTTGGACATGTCCTTTTGGAAGCAAAGTAGCTGTTGGTTACAACAATGGAGAACTCTTCATTTGGAGCATCCCTTCTCTAAATATAGGAAATGGTTCTGCATCTTCTGATTATAATAGTCAAAACACTCCTTTGCTCAAACTTAACTTGGGATACAAGTCAGAAAAAATTTCCATAGGATCAATAAAATGGCTTTATGCTGGAGGAAAGGCGAGTCGACTGTATGTCATGGGAGCTTCTGACTATGCTAGTTCAAACTTGTTACAG CAGGTAGTGTTGTTGAATGAGCATACCGAATCACGCACGATTAAGTTGGGACTTCTTTTGTCTGAATGTTGTGTTGACATGGAGATCATATCAACTTCAACTGAGCAAGGAAAATATAAACAAGATTCTTTCGTTTTGCTTGGAAAGTCAGGCCATGTTTATCTATATGATGATACTTTGATTGAAAGGTATCTTCTACAATGTCAATCTAAGTCCACACCTTCACTTCCAAAGAATGTGATTGTGAAGTTACCACTGACAGATTCAAGCATCACAACAGCAAAATTCATCTCCAACAATCCTAATGTACTTTATACTGAAGATGAG TACTACAAGCAGTTGGTGAAAAATCATCCACTTTTTGTTCCTGCTG AGACAAATCAAAGTTCTGCCAAATTTTCTGGATTTTCAAAAGTCCAAAACCTGTATATAACTGGACACAGCAATGGAGCTGTAAACTTTTGGGATGCTTCATGCCCTCATTTCACCCCAATTTTGCAACTAAAACAACAG AGTGAAAATGACTTTTCATTAAGTGGTATACCCTTGACATCACTGTACTTTGATATCAACTCTCCACTTCTTGTTTCCGGTGACCAGAGTGGAATG GTTCGCGTCTTTAGATTCAAACTTGAACCATATGTCACCAACATCTTTA GTGGTACAAAGAAAGGGACTGACCATATTATCCAAAGTGTGAAAACTGTAAAGATTAATGGGGCCATAATTTCTGTCAACATAGATCATAGCTCAACCCGTCTTGCTGTTGGTTCTGATCAAGGGCAT GTTTCAGTTTTTAACATGGATGGCCTAACTTTGTTAtatcagaaacatattgcaAGTGAAATTTCTTCTGGTGTCATCTCTCTGCAGTTCCTAACGTGCAGTTTGCATGGTTTTGATAAAAACATTTTAGCGGTTGGAACAAAAGATTCTTCTGTCCTGGCGCTTGATAAGGAAACTGGTAATATGCTGAGCACAGGAACTGTTCATCCTAAGAAGCCATCTAAAGCTCTATTTATGCAGGTGTTTG ATGGACAAGGTGAACAATTAACAGGATCAATTACAAAAGATGGATTATTCTTGAGTGAAGGGAATCATACTGAGAATGCAACAACAAAGCAATTGTACATTCTTCTTTGTTCTGAGAAAGCTTTATATGTCTATTCATTAACGCATGCTATTCAG ggtgtTAAAAAGGTGCTTCACAAGAAGAAGTTTCAATCCTCTTCCTGTTGTTGGGCATCGACATTTTACGGTCCCTTCGGTGTTGGCCTTGTACTCCTTTTTGCTGATGGAAGAGTAGAATTAAG GTCTTTGCCAGAGTTATCCATGATTGTGGAGACAACAATTAGAGGGTTCATTTATTCACCTCCAAAATCAAAGTCATATTCTGACTGGCAAATATGTTGTTCATCCAAAGGAGATCTTGTTTTG GTGAATGGAAACCAAGAAATTTTTGCTGTCTCATTGTTGGTCCAAAGGAATATTTTCAG GATTTTGGATTCTGTCAGCTGCATCTACAGGAAAGAAATGATGCTGTCACAAGAAGAGCTTGTCCCTAGCCAAGTTATTCataaggaaaagaaaaag GGTATATTCAGCTCTGTTATCAAAGACTTCTCTGGCAGTAAAGAAAAGCATGTGCCCCCCATGGAAACAGAAGATTCTAGAGAAAGTATCCAGGAACTCTCAGTGATCttttcaaatgaaaattttcCTTGTGATGTTGATAATAATGATAACCTGACAATTGATGAAGACGAGGTCGAATTAAACATAG ATGACATTGACTTAGATGATCATGTAGAAAAGCGCAAAGACCATGGTATATTGGGAGCTCTTAATAAGAAGAAATTGACTGGAAAATTTCAGGCTCTAAAAG GAAGATTAAAAGAGATGAAGGGAAACATCCAGAAAACATCAGTTAAAGAAGAGCAACAAGAAGAGCAACCTGGTACAGTCGATCAAATTAAGAAGAGATATGGGTTGTCTTCTTCCTCCAAT GAAACAAGCGTTGCAAAATTGGCAGAAAGTAAGCTGCAAGAGAACTTGAAAAAACTACAG GGTATCAACCTTCGAACCACAGAAATGCAAGAGACagcaaaatcattttcatcattgGCTAATCAAGTATTGCGAACTGCTGAACAGCAACAAGATAAACGAAGTTGA